The following proteins are co-located in the Besnoitia besnoiti strain Bb-Ger1 chromosome Unknown contig00007, whole genome shotgun sequence genome:
- a CDS encoding rhoptry protein ROP18 (encoded by transcript BESB_071690), with protein MVQTLVVTAQSASTTVVTTFGAARVRCVAGLAASALVLLLHQIQGGSSFVQASFKPKSANVLYFPALDHAHHQWPGGRPHVGHLSDQTSSPTSEEVSWIQRPSTQDETAASGREPVVRSPTPPPSGQPSTKRPASLWKRVKQVGTLLRNKWAKRREAASRKQGSPFREKIRLAWHHVKRLAGRGVPYLISKIRDRLRVFLPRRESRALYFDAQETGDAAVAHLIKLVSEEIETIQSIPSKNVDFKARQDAVSNTWWPPNSELQLVSHWTGATRTLLRGRQLGTGGWAVVYSATDTETGEEFAVKVIAISGGSPADDESVEAESQIYMKFRSIGTPQEAQERLRFMVANDLMAAAGPPFKTVLQNGSLYTVSNQFILFPKAALDLVSLLKALHLNSDVSLGPHARAARLQLTAHAIKFAAILQTQQLVHGDIKPPNILIMNSGRAMLSDFTSVSRRGTVDLIYGTDAYFPPEYTPGQVEGKYTYALDSWQIGILIFQIWCLFPPEHLQTKRRAIMPLAPSDTGAPPLEERPLDFSACQSPVPEPVQSLVSRLLTFSPSQRLRSLEAMHSPEFQEIEDELSRTVSAYRQSDQVPATTSPHDPSGQASAASPDDSDTTLGSEIPGPKYGP; from the coding sequence ATGGTACAGACGCTCGTTGTCACGGCCCAATCAGCATCAACCACGGTCGTGACAAccttcggcgcggcgcgtgtccGTTGTGTCGCGGGACTGGCTGCCAGCGCACTTGTCTTGTTGCTTCATCAGATACAAGGTGGGAGCAGCTTTGTCCAAGCGTCGTTTAAGCCCAAATCAGCAAATGTCTTGTATTTTCCCGCTTTAGATCATGCACACCACCAATGGCCGGGGGGCCGCCCCCATGTTGGTCATCTCTCTGATCAGACGAGCTCTCCCACTTCTGAAGAGGTTTCTTGGATCCAGCGGCCTTCCACGCAGGACGAAACTGCTGCGAGCGGGCGCGAACCGGTGGTACGATCGCCAACGCCTCCGCCCAGCGGTCAACCTTCGACAAAGAGACCAGCTAGTCTGTGGAAGCGAGTGAAACAGGTGGGAACATTATTACGTAACAAGTGGGCGAAAAGACGtgaggcggcgtcgcggaagCAAGGTTCGCCATTTCGAGAGAAAATCCGTCTGGCATGGCACCACGTGAAACGTCTTGCGGGGCGCGGTGTCCCGTATCTGATTTCGAAGATACGAGATAGACTTCGAGTGTTCTTGCCACGGAGGGAATCACGTGCCCTATATTTCGATGCGCAAGAaacgggcgacgccgcagtgGCGCACCTCATTAAACTGGTCTCTGAAGAGATAGAGACGATTCAGAGCATTCCCAGCAAGAACGTGGATTTCAAAGCTCGCCAAGACGCTGTGTCCAATACATGGTGGCCCCCCAACTCTGAGTTGCAGCTTGTCTCACATTGGACTGGTGCCACAAGGACGCTTTTGAGGGGTCGACAGCTCGGTACAGGAGGATGGGCTGTTGTGTACTCGGCGACTGATACTGAGACTGGAGAAGAATTTGCGGTTAAGGTTATTGCAATATCGGGTGGTTCTCCGGCAGATGATGAGTCAGTTGAGGCTGAATCGCAGATCTACATGAAGTTCAGGAGTATCGGAACTCCGCAGGAGGCTCAAGAGCGCTTGAGATTTATGGTCGCCAATGACCTTATGGCTGCAGCGGGGCCGCCGTTTAAGACAGTACTACAAAATGGGAGCTTGTATACGGTGTCGAACCAATTTATTCTTTTTCCGAAAGCTGCGCTTGATCTCGTAAGCCTTTTGAAAGCGCTGCATTTGAATAGTGACGTCAGCTTAGGCCCgcacgctcgcgcggctcgactCCAGCTGACGGCCCATGCCATCAAGTTCGCAGCAATCCTTCAGACGCAGCAACTTGTGCATGGCGATATAAAGCCCCCAAATATACTCATCATGAACAGTGGGCGTGCAATGCTGAGTGATTTTACGAGCGTTAGCCGGAGAGGTACAGTCGATCTGATTTATGGCACGGATGCCTACTTCCCGCCCGAATACACCCCTGGCCAAGTTGAGGGAAAATACACTTATGCGCTTGACTCCTGGCAGATAGGGATACTAATTTTCCAAATCTGGTGCTTGTTTCCACCGGAGCACCTGCAAACAAAGAGACGCGCCATCATGCCGCTAGCGCCTTCCGACACCGGGGCGCCACCGCTCGAGGAGCGCCCACTAGACTTTAGTGCCTGCCAATCACCTGTGCCTGAACCTGTTCAATCACTCGTCTCACGACTATTAACTTTTTCCCCTTCGCAACGGCTACGATCCCTCGAGGCTATGCATTCTCCAGAATTCCAAGAAATTGAAGACGAGCTGTCACGAACGGTATCCGCCTATCGGCAGTCGGACCAAGTTCCTGCCACCACTTCACCACACGATCCTTCGGGTCAAGCTTCTGCTGCCTCACCGGACGACAGCGATACAACATTGGGTTCGGAGATTCCTGGGCCGAAGTACGGACCTTAA